The region ATAAGTGCAAGTTCCATGTCTGTCAAGGATCTCATCACTATTCAGCAAACCTTGGATCGTATTTGAGATATTCACTTCTCATGTAGCTAATGCTTGTACTAACTGTCTTATTGAAATTAATGCGACTCTATGGTGTGGCGTAGTTTTTATGGATTCACTTTTCCTGAGAGGATTAAACCATTTTCTTGCAAGGGATGTTTTAGGTTGTAGTTACTCTATTTATTTCCTCATTCATTAAAAAAGTTGAGCAATTGAAAGTATACTATTATATAAccaaaattataatatattcgAAAGTATAAGGTCTAAAAATGTAATTGAGCAATTGAGCCTAGGCCAAATAGTAATTAATGaagagaaacaaagaaaagcagTAGTTGTCATTTGTCACTCATCACACGAACAGCATCTATATTTCATGTCTGGATTCGCATTCGTCTGCCACGTGATAAAACTCCCACCTCGTGCTTATATACACCGCCGTGATTCCTATCAGGGATTGAAACGCAGTCGCAGAAGCAAACACTCGCTATCtatctcatcatcatcaccatcatcagcaATGGAGGAACCAAAGCTGCTGAAGCTGAAACCAATCGAAGCTACTCCGGCAACCTTCAAAGACTACGGCCAGGTCATCCAAGCTTCCCCGGACGGCCACGGCTTCGGTCCTCATGATGCTCAACTCGACCTCACCCGAGGAATTCCCAGGTGAAATCAAATCTATCTAGTTACAAGAATCATGgttaggaaattgaaaaaaattgctTGGTTAAATTGTATTCGATTGATATAGGCTAAtgtcaaatttatatttatagaGATGATTTGATTGTTTCATGTAATGTTGTGTTAGACCGATCGAtcagagtagagagaaacacacaaacttttgtcacgcagttcggccaaattgccgACATCTGCGACTATAGAGCAGCTATAATTCCGTTTTATTGATTCGTtctaaatataataattaaggTTTCAGTGTTACAAGCATATAAAGTTTATAAATGCATCATCGGCCGTTGCCCACTTGACATTAGCGGTTAGCCCATGAGCCATACTCAACATGTTGTCTATGTTTCTTGCTATTTGGATTATACTATCATGAGTCATGACATAAAGTGCACAAAGTAAACCATATTTTCTTCCTATTACTGCATTGGATGAATTTAAATCATATTGTACCTAGGAACAAACAAAATATACTGATGATTATGTTAAAATTGCCCCTGCAGTTTATATCAAAATCGAATAGATACTTTGGAATTCATTGTGAAAACTTTTCAAAATCTGCTTTTCTATTCATGCTCTGATAGTCAATCAAGGTTAACTGAGCTGGCATAGTTGTTAGATTGCTCAATTTAGATTGACATTGAGCTGCATTCCATGGACAGGTTCTATATTATGCATCTTGAAAACCGCCCGCTTAAGTTCTCTAATATCACACATCATGCAAGCGTGACTCAGTGCCTTGGGTCCATTGGAGGTCATGCGTGGTATCTTGGGGTGGCTAAGCCATCTATTGTTGACTCCAGTGAAATCAAGGATGACACTGACAGGAAAGTTGTGCAGTCACGCTCCGGTCATCTATACGTGCCTCCTGCTATTGAGGACATCCATGTTTTCAAGGTTACAGGTTCCAAATTTCTCAAGCTTAATCGTGGGACATGGCATGCTGGCCCTATATTTAAGGCTGACTCAATGGACTTCTACAATCTGGAACTGAGCAATACAAATGTGAGTTTTTCATCTTCCCTTTCTCTGGAGTGCTACAAGTTCATTTGCAATCCTCCTTTTAAGACCTGGAATTATAACTTCAATTTTTTGGTTTCCTCTTTATTTCCTAGTCTTGTGCAATAACTTCTGGTATGGAGTCCCAGATGGATATAGATAATTGAGCTTGTTTCCTAGGATGAGTTCACTAGGCTATATTTGGATACCCTTTGAAACAAAAACTAACGTTAACACTCAATTCGAGACAAAAAGTGAACAAAACTCAATTGGATTAAAGTCTGTACAGGTTGTACTCAATTGGATTGAATCACACTAAAAAACTGAACATCAAGAAAAATGACACTTAGTTtagttcttttcttcttcttttatttgTGCAGAAGGTGGGTTTTATTTGTTGTTCTTTTTTGTTTTAGTGGATATTGCTCTGGTTTATTTGGCTTTTTCTCCTATGTGCAGGAGATTGACCATACCACACACAACTTTAAGAAGGACAATGGAGTGATCTTCTCAATCGATGAGTAATGGTGTAGCGGAATTTTCAGTGTTTCAACTGATTCTGCATACTGTATATTATTAAGAGAGAAATAACACATgttatatactatatataattCCCGGAAACTTCAGAATGTACTTCATTTGATGCTGCTACTCAACTTTTTCATGTACTCTTATAATCTGTTATCCTATGAGATGGTTACCATTTCATGTTTAAAAGAGAGTGAAATAGACCGCTCAATCTAGGGTGGACCGGCTAAAATAATGGTCCACTCACGGACCACTTAGTAAATTTTTCCAAAGACAAAACCATCCCCAATGGATAAAATTATTCCTATAATTATCCCCAACCTCATTTTTTCATCCTCTTTGACGGCAACGGTGAAGCAACTAAATACAACGACAACTTGTCACAACGTCAAATGGAAGCGACCAACATCAACGGGGAACAGTCACGTTCCTTCTCCCTCTGGCCTCCCAATCACGGTGAATTGCAAAGTCCAACATTGTGGTTCGTCAGTTATGTTCCCATCAAGATCCAATTTGGCCTATGAGGTTTCTCCATGTGCAATGCTCGTACCTGGTGGAGAAGATGAAAAAATGATTTGAGACAAAGATTCAATTGCTAGTCACGTTCCCATCAAGATTCAAATTTTCCATCAGCGCTCTAAGATCCACCAAGTTTCCTCCATAAAGAACCAACTATTCCATGGTCGAAAGCAAGTGGCTAAGTGCATTTTTTGTGAAAGATTTATAACGAATCACTCTTTGGATCTGAATGCTATTATTGGTTTCTTTCACCTACTTTCCATTTTATGTTAGTGATACATTTGTTTAAAATGTGATTAATTTAAGGTAACTAAATTAACTTTTTCcaataaataaatcataaacAGTGTTAATACGTGTATCAATCACTATCAAAAGAGTTTATTATAAGCATTTGTATGTCCTCTATCCATGTTCACATATTTAAGTGTAAACACTTACCgacccaaataaaaaaaaacgtaaACACACTTGAGCTTTAACATTCATGATTCATATGGCTACACCTTGCATTTACTAACAATATTACTGGGAAACAAAATTAATGTTTAACAAATCATTCCAAACTCTATTCTGCCAGGAAACAAGATAAGAACCGATCAACTTTGCTGGCATGTTTTTACAGCGAAAAATATTGAAACTGCTGCTTTGCCAAAAAATTGTGCAGCTAAAATTTACAAATCACAAcatgttcatcaaaatacaccTAATCAAGAGATTACATGAAAGTTTTATTCACTGACATAGTTAAAAATGGTATAAATTGCTTTGAATCTTCTGTAGAAATTGCTGTGCTATCAGCAGCTCTTGATCATGAATGTCATTATTCAGCCCCCATCATCTGCAAAATAAGAAATCAGCATGGAActtcttaattaattatgagTTTTCTTCATATTAAAAAGTATGTGATTTTTCCAGTGCCAAGATGGTTAATGTTAAACTATTGAAATGTATCAGTAGTAACCTTGAATATATCTCCAAACATCCCCATGGGGTTCCTTCGTTGTACTCCAAAAAACTTCTCCGCGATATCGTCTAGCATCTAAGTCATGGTTTTTCATGTCAAAAACAGCACATCGGTAGGATTTTTTAGATTCATGCGAGATAAAATTAATCATAAGAACACCACATATTTGCTAACAACATATGACTTGGTAGGTAAGTTAGCTGACCTCATTGAAGGCAGGTTCCCTCTCAATACATGACTTATAGTTTCCTCTCAACATATTGAAGAGAGGAAAAGCATCTCTCTCCATCCtgcatcaaagaaaaaaaaaatctcctaTTAAACACGTCTCGTATCAACCAAGTACTCCCAGTAAAAATGTTTCATACAATTACATCTGTTACATAATGCATTTTGCTTCAATCATGTCAAGTGAGAACTGAGAACTAATAACTGGTAATTTGTTCCATACAATGGATAACAGTATAACACACTTTAAATAAAGTTCTTGGATCATGTTATAAATGAAATACATGAGCAAACAATTAATATTCTTTAAATCATAGTGCTTTCTAGTCTCATTCAAATAGAAGTAAGGTttgaccaaaaaacaaaaaatagaagTAAGGCAAAATGTCCCTTTACCATTGATAAGAAGTTAGAACACAATTGATCAATTTATTGATAGAATTTATAGACAACTTACGTTTGCAAAAGATAAACGATGAACTGCATCAAGTCCGTTTGAGGAAGCTCAACCTTAGTAGATTCAATTTGCTTCTTTATCTCCTCCATTAGCACATTTGCATCTTTCAAATTACCTAAAGTTAAATACCTATCATGCAAGAAATGACCAATTCCTCAGTTTTAAACCATAATTGAAATATGCATGGAAATGGAATTACAGGTAAAAGACAACAACAAAAGAAAGCAAGGAATTTTAAAAGCAACAAAAGAAAGAAGGACCGATTTGACTTCGTGAGATTCAAGAATGAGAACTCAAATTTACTATGGAGTGGTAGACATTCCCCTGAAATTTCAAATTGAAAATTATCTTCACAAATGTTTTAATGGTTTTACCTTAAAACTGCCCGAGCAATGGCCAAATCATCTTCACCGGGATAAcactacaaaatttgaaaaacatATCAGTTGAAGCATCCCAAAAGTATGCCAAAGATACATAATGAATGTCACAACTACCTCCTTAATTTAGATTGAGAaatataacatgtgaatcataggataaataaaatattcataGATGATAAACCAAGTTTTAGCATAAAAAGAAAGATCAAAATTGTTTGGTATGGCTCAACAGAATCTAGTAAAGTTGAACCAAGTAACAAGGAATGAAGAAGTTAGGAGGCTGACCTTGCCCAAAAAATTCACAAGCGTAGAAGCAAACTTCTTTGGATTATTTCCTCTCACAAAATGATATGTCACTTTATTCATGTCCTGCATGTGAAAAGCATATAGATATTCATCTATCACAATTAAAGATCAAATAGTTTCAAGGGTAAATGAAGCTTTTCATAGCATAAAGCCATTTCGATATCAGCACGAAAATACAGAGACATGACTGCTCCAAACAATCAGCGCAACAGTATACTAGATTTCTCATGAGCTATTTCACTTAGAGTGCACTAAACTTCATTTATGTTTGCTTTGCTTCACTGTCACTGTTATACGTACACTGAGTtagcttcaaaaaaaaattagaaagaaGATTAAAAGAGAACTCTTGTCCTCCTTCAGAAAACCCCCCTTATCTACACACTGCACTCAATAAATCTGTAATCTACCTATTACTAACACAATTCCACACTAGAAAACCCTAAATTTACCCAACttcattaattttaatttatttaatgagAAACACATAAGACTTTTACATATCTAAAGTAGTGTTTTACTGCTAAGAAAAATTCATACAGATGTTTGTTAAAAAACAAACTAGAAACAAACTCTAGCGTACACATTATACAGAATGTAGACTCAAGAGAAACAACAATGAAGATTTATTAGAAGGGCCATTGTGAAACATACCACCTCCGGACTTTCAGAAAATATGTATTCAGCTAGCATAATGTGCAGTTCTGGAGAACCATTTTTATCTGCTCCACATTCGGCAGACCATCTGAATGCAACAGCAGCAAAGGCAGAAACATTGTTCAAGCAATACATGATTATAATGTAAACTAGGATAAATAAATATGCTGATATATATTCATTTAAATAGACTTGTAATGTAAAGGTTCCAAAAGATTCAAAACAGAAGTCAGGGAGATAGCAACTAACAAAATAGACAACTGCATAGGTGGGCAGCACGAGTCATCTTCCCTCACACCCTGTACTTACATAATTTATACCTCCTTTCTGACTTAACTCTGATTTCCCACACATATttacaccccccccccccccccacaattTAACACTCTGCCTTCCACAAGCTCACTTCCCCTATTATGCTCAAATAGGATCCTACAAACTCTCCTCTATTATTCTATTATCACTTGTAATTCCAACTAAAAGTCACAAAGACAAAGTAGAAATTTCTTTATGTTCAGCGGCGATAAAGACTAAATAGAAATTTCAATATGCATGATGCTTATATGGTAGAGCAGATGCTCCATGAAAGAtaataagaatttttttgtCGTTCTATAGCCAAAGAAATATTAAATGAATTGATATGTTTTTGTAAACTGAACACTGTATGTAGCACATATTGAAAAGAAAGACGGAATGGTAAATACAAACTACAatctataatattaataaattctATTAACACTCACCGAAGGGCAGCTTTTAAGAACGAGGAACATCCCTCAACACGTATCTTTGCACTTCCAATATTTTCAGAAAGCTGCTGCATGTCATCAACATCCCACAGGTGTTGTGGCAAGGGAACCCGAGGAAATGCTTCATAGATTTTCTTGAGACGATCTAAAATAAGAAGAAATTTTGAATCTATAAATACAGTATCAATCTAAATATGAAGAATGGATGTTTAAGAAAATACATGATAAGTACCAAATTAAAATTCCCCGTGCAATCAAGTAAAAACAGGATATAATAAAGGCAAGTGATCTAAACTGACCAAGGGAGGAGTGACAAATAATTCACATTGTATCACAGGGCACAATCACAAAAAATAATCTGGTCATTAATATAAAACTGTAAAAGACAGGATAAGAACTCACCAAGATTTTCATCTTCATACTGAATTTTCCCTTTCCCTAATGTTTCGACAAACAATAAAGCAAGCTCTGCTCCGCAGGTAACCTTAAATTAAGAGAAATAAGAGTTAAATTTTGCTCTTTGCGAACTGTTAAAACAATTATCATATATatttatcataattttttatgACAGGATTCCTTATATCTGtgcattttctttctctcttaaaGAATTATCTAATAATTTCTCCTTTACACCCGAAAAATGATCATCAACATAATTAAAGTATATTTTGAAAGGCATTGAGAGTTTGAAACAGAAATGTAGAACCTGCCCATTAGCCAATTGAATGCATGCTCCAGAATGTAGAATATCCAGTGCTTCAGAGTACCTCTGAGCAGATACATATCTGCAGCAAAGCGTGTGTGGCACATCAATGTCTACAACTCAACTGATGA is a window of Lotus japonicus ecotype B-129 chromosome 5, LjGifu_v1.2 DNA encoding:
- the LOC130717088 gene encoding uncharacterized protein LOC130717088; the encoded protein is MSGFAFVCHVIKLPPRAYIHRRDSYQGLKRSRRSKHSLSISSSSPSSAMEEPKLLKLKPIEATPATFKDYGQVIQASPDGHGFGPHDAQLDLTRGIPRFYIMHLENRPLKFSNITHHASVTQCLGSIGGHAWYLGVAKPSIVDSSEIKDDTDRKVVQSRSGHLYVPPAIEDIHVFKVTGSKFLKLNRGTWHAGPIFKADSMDFYNLELSNTNEIDHTTHNFKKDNGVIFSIDE
- the LOC130717087 gene encoding protein GET4; protein product: MSRPRSKRAELPPAQENIEKLEKVVSEGNYYGAQQMYKSISARYVSAQRYSEALDILHSGACIQLANGQVTCGAELALLFVETLGKGKIQYEDENLDRLKKIYEAFPRVPLPQHLWDVDDMQQLSENIGSAKIRVEGCSSFLKAALRWSAECGADKNGSPELHIMLAEYIFSESPEVDMNKVTYHFVRGNNPKKFASTLVNFLGKCYPGEDDLAIARAVLRYLTLGNLKDANVLMEEIKKQIESTKVELPQTDLMQFIVYLLQTMERDAFPLFNMLRGNYKSCIEREPAFNEMLDDIAEKFFGVQRRNPMGMFGDIFKMMGAE